One stretch of Streptomyces sp. R21 DNA includes these proteins:
- a CDS encoding MupA/Atu3671 family FMN-dependent luciferase-like monooxygenase — MDLSVMFFGADSTTAGQTRHEQAYEDILTVAREADRLGFHALWTPERHFQQVGQVFPSPPVLGAALAVATERIGIRAGSVVLPLHHPLKVAEDWAVVDNLSHGRVGLSVATGWHSADFALAPGNYADRRARAMDTVPVLRSLWAGESAEYPDGTGRPVSVVPQPRPVQDTLPLWITTSGNPETWEAAGRMRCGVLGATVGQSRDELADKIDRYRAACAAAPDQRGTDAHGRVTLMAHTYVGADDAEVRRLAAAPLKSYLASYLRQTAANRTADAGTAALTEEKTAMLAEFAFERYLSWGSLLGSPGHCAKMLADLAELGVDEIACFIDFGLGRDDVLTGLRRLAELAELKEALR, encoded by the coding sequence GTGGACCTCAGCGTGATGTTCTTCGGTGCGGACAGCACCACCGCCGGCCAGACCCGGCACGAGCAGGCCTACGAGGACATCCTCACCGTGGCCCGGGAGGCCGACCGGCTCGGCTTCCACGCCCTGTGGACACCCGAGCGGCACTTCCAGCAGGTGGGACAGGTCTTCCCGAGCCCGCCGGTGCTCGGCGCGGCCCTCGCCGTCGCCACCGAGCGGATCGGCATCCGCGCGGGCAGCGTCGTCCTGCCGCTGCACCATCCGCTGAAGGTCGCGGAGGACTGGGCGGTCGTCGACAACCTCTCGCACGGCCGGGTCGGGCTGTCCGTCGCGACCGGCTGGCACTCCGCCGACTTCGCCCTCGCCCCCGGCAACTACGCCGACCGCCGCGCCCGCGCGATGGACACCGTCCCCGTGCTGCGCTCCCTGTGGGCGGGCGAGAGCGCCGAGTACCCGGACGGCACCGGGCGGCCCGTGAGCGTCGTACCGCAGCCGCGGCCCGTCCAGGACACCCTGCCGCTGTGGATCACCACGTCCGGCAACCCGGAGACCTGGGAGGCGGCCGGGCGGATGCGCTGCGGCGTGCTCGGCGCGACCGTCGGGCAGAGCCGTGACGAACTCGCCGACAAGATCGACCGCTACCGCGCCGCCTGCGCCGCCGCCCCCGACCAGCGGGGCACCGACGCGCACGGCCGCGTGACGCTCATGGCGCACACCTACGTCGGTGCCGACGACGCGGAGGTGCGCCGCCTGGCCGCCGCCCCGCTCAAGAGCTACCTCGCGTCCTACCTGCGCCAGACCGCCGCCAACCGCACCGCCGACGCCGGCACCGCCGCGCTCACCGAGGAAAAGACCGCGATGCTCGCCGAGTTCGCGTTCGAGCGCTATCTCAGCTGGGGCAGCCTGCTGGGCTCGCCCGGCCACTGCGCCAAGATGCTCGCCGACCTCGCCGAGCTGGGCGTCGACGAGATCGCCTGCTTCATCGACTTCGGCCTCGGCCGCGACGACGTACTCACCGGCCTGCGGCGGCTCGCCGAGCTGGCCGAGCTGAAAGAGGCCCTGCGATGA